The sequence CAGACAGTGCTGGGAACCTTGAAACACCTAACGAATTGAAAAATGTGAACATACTAAAGCTGAAAAACAACAAAGGACAGGAGTCTGACTTCTCTCAGCCTCAAGGTTCTCTTGAGGAGGTGACAGAAATGACAATGGACAAGAGCAGTACTGTTCACCATGGGATAATGAAAAGCACAGAAAGACTGGCTAGAGAGGAAAAACGCACGTCTGCAAACATGTCTCCCTCCCATCTTTTAATTAAACTGTTGGGAGCAACAGCACACAGAGACATTCATCGGGCTGAAAATCTCTCTGAATTGCTGGAAGAAGAAAATAAGTCATTCTCCAGCCAAGCGCCAAGTCATAAAATGCCAGTGCAGACTGTGATAACCCCAAGCCAGACACTATCACGAATTGTATCTTTTAATAAGAAACCACATATTGTGTCTAAACCACAACAATTCTCTACCCATAGGGTCACGCTTACAAAATATGCCAATGCATCAACAAAACATAAGCAAAGCAATCAGCAAAGACACTCAACAAAAGGAAAAAAACAAGTATTTATGACGACTTTCTCGCGAAGCACAGTCCCAGGCCCTCCAAATCAAATCAGAAATGTGAAAGTAACATTTAACGACTCTCCAGAGATTGTGAAATCAACATTTTCTACACCTAACAGTGTTGGAAATCTGTATTCACTTACCGCTGCAAAATCATTAATCACAGTTGGGCAGTCAACTATTCAGCCTAATATTGCAATAAAGACGTCTAATTCCCACACATCAATAATTCAACATGTTTCAGCTCGAAAGCATCACATAAGCATTTCGACATTAACAACATCAGGAaactcagtctctcagtccatAACTGTTGGAAAACATCTGCAACGTGAACGACCGGCGACACCTCTCTTTGACATTGCTAAAGAGGACATCGTGACCTCTGACATCACTGAGGCATTAAAGGGGAGTCACCTTGTTCCCCTTTTACCGCCTCGTCCATATAATGACACATCAACTAGTCCACCCACCGACGATTACTCGCCCACAGGGCCACTTACCGCCAGCCTGGCTTTGCATCATCGCCAAGGGCAATCTTCTTCTGAGATAATGCCTTTCGACGCTCCATCTCAAAGCCAATGGGACTCGTTTACAGATTCGGAGGAGAAAGTGGAACGGCATTCAAATGCCTCACATGCTTCTGCCGATAACGAGCAAATAAGCCCTTCAGAGGCTCCAATAGTGCATGAAGTGAAAAGTGAGCAATCTGGGTTTAGCACATGGCCGGCGCTGTTCGCTGCCGATAGTTCAGCTGGCACCAGCCACATTAACTTAACCCAATCACGACCTGATGAGACCATGGGATTGAGGGCCAAGGAACACACCCTGCCAAGTGCACTACTGCACCAGACCACTAATGGGGTCGGGAATGACCATGCTTTGTCTGGAGTAAGTCCAGCGCATGAGTCTGGTAGAAAGCTCCTGGGGTCTGGGAGTGGGTCAGATCCATTGGCCTTGCACCAGAGGATTGGGTTATCATCCCCTGATCTCCTCACTGGGTAATTATCACAGGATACTTAATTTAATTAACAAATTAATTTATTATGACATTAAAAAGTGCATTCTAATATTAACATTCAACATTCGTTAATCAAGTTATTTGAATTGAATTGGATAGGTAGTAACACTTTACCTTAAGTTGCCCCTATACCTTAAGTTGCCACTATACCTATGCAACTACACAGTAAtaccaatattttttttaacatgtATTTGCATTACAACTGCTTTTAAATTATAGGTTTCATGTTTGTTCTAATCTGTTTTCAGATTAGCGGTAATTTCCGATGATATTTGTGGCACTGGCAACTACACGGCCGAGATGAACTTGAACCTGGAGCGCGACGTTCTGCCCGGAGACTTTGTCCCGGCTCTGGGGATTCTCCACGTGGTAATCAAACTGAAAACCAACAACAGCCAGGTGAACCTAGAGATAAAGTCCTGCTGTCTCTCGCCCACTGTTCAGCTTGATGAAATCAACACCACTTGTTGTGTGTTTTCCAGGTAGGTGTTCATATTGTTGTGTTTCATATATGGAATATCTCCAGCAGCCCTACTACCAACAGCTCCAGAATGGGACTAAACTGTCAATACTGACTAACATTCCAATCAAGTAAAATAATGTCCTGGAATCAAATCAATCCCGCTtgatccaggttagcaggcatgTGTTGAATGTTGGAATATTTTTTTCACCGTATATAGACAGCACCTCCAAAGGCTTGCTTGCTGATTGGCTTATTGCAGTTAAGCAGCATTTTTGGGATGGATGGCAAATGAAACACTTAGAGAGCGCatagcaaaaaaaataaatgtctacCAACAGTAAATAAACTCTTTAGCTGTGGACTACCACCACTgcctatatataaataaaacttcCTACAGGGAAGTTTTATTTACTTGGAAAAGTGTTGACAAGAAAGAGGGGTGTCTTTTTAATCCCCCAGTTAGGATGAGGATTGAAGGACAGCGAAACATGTCTCCTTGCGGTCAGGTTTGCTCCCAGACCATTCGGAACTCCGCTTTAGTCGGCTGAGTAGCCTATGGTTTCCAAAGATCCATCTTTTAAGTCTGAAAAATCCCTGAATTAGTGCTGAATATGCTTTTATCAAATGACTTGTCTTAAGATCATATCACATAAACACATCCTCATAACAGTTTTAGGAGAGGGGGCATTTAACCTCAAATGGCAAGGCCGTCACGATCAATATGAACAGGACGTCAATGATAACCACCAAATCCATTGTTCCACTCTTCTTTACTTTGTGTTGACTTGCTGTTGTCGGAAACATTTGTGACCCTTGCTATTTGAATTACACTCACCGTCAAATTCACTTCAAAACAAAGTTCAGTGTTGTTCCTATCACACGTCCTATCATGGATCCCATGTGGCtcaggtggtagagcatggtgtttgcaacgccagggttgtgggtttgattcccacgggggactagTACAGGGGAAAAAactaaaataaatgtatgaaatgtatgcattcactactgtaagtcactctggataagagcgtctactaaaatgtcCTGTGAATGTTTTTCTGCTCCTGTCGACCGATACTCACCCCCCCCTCTCAGTCCCACAGTTGTTGTGATTTGTTGTGTGAACTTCCAGGTCACCACTGAGCCCGCGAGGAATCAGGCTGTTACCCAGCATCCTGTCAAAACGTGCCAGCTTCACCATCAGTCTCTTCCAGATGATTAATTACTCCATGGCATACCTACACTGCGATCTGAGCATCTGCCTCAGGAACCATACCGAGTGTGAGAGGGTGAGACTGGGATGCTAGTAGTAAGGCGAGGCAATTTTATCCCTTGCACCGGTCAGTTAAGGAAGAGGTGGGGGGTATGGGATGTAAGAGAGAGGAAGTTGTGCAGAGTAGACTACGGTTTGGGCACACAGGTCTGAATGTCACGTTGTGGATGATAGGGAGACACGAAACAAGTCTGTGTGATGAGTGTTTCGTGGGGGAAATGGGGGAGCATGTGTTGATATTTTGTGAACTGTATGACGTagacagggagagattgttgtgaaAGGGTTAGAGATCCTGGACAGGGTTGGGGTTTGGGTGGTGTAGtggggggaggaaaggggagggaaGCGGTGTCTAGGGCTCTATTTCACTTTTCTTAGAGCCATTGGGGGAAACAAGGAAACTTACTGAGATACTGAGATGGAGATGTCCCGCCCATTGGAATAGCTGTAGATGGCACATGCTCATAAAGCTACATTTCTCTCAATTTCTATTGTTTAGCctgtagcctagcctagccttcAAGCTGATAATAGGCCTTTATGTGTTGTTTAGTATGTTGCCTAGCATATGACCTAGTGTGCTGCCTTCAAGCTCAAAATAGGCCTTTATGTGTTGTTTGAGGTATATAGCCTTGCATGTAGCCTTCAAACTAAAACCTCACTATTGTTAGAAGATTAATTATGTGTTGTATAAAATTATTTATTTCCAGTGACATTGATATCAAACAACAACAGCTGAGGCAACATGTTTGAGGCATATTAATAACAGAGGAAGGATGTACAATACACCACGTACCTGGAAAGAGACCCAGAAACATCGTAATTACCGGTTATCTCCTCCAACTCATCGTTTTCCATGCACACACGCCATGTTTTTCTCTGTTCTAACTGCAGCAGTGTCTTCAGCCCAGAGATCTCTTCTCTGAGGAGGGTCCAGAGGCTATCACCAATCTGAGGAACCGCATATCCTTTGGTCCCATGTTGAAAGGAGCAGAGAATTCTTCTCTCCCAGGGGAGATGGGTAATTATTAGCGCGACTAAGTAATAAAATGTGATCAGTCTTTGATAATACGCTCAAAAGATCCTTATCAGAGAGGAAATTAGTGCCTGCTGTGTGTAGACTGTGgatgcatcacaaatggcaccctattccctatgggccctggtcaaaagtagtgcattatatagggaataggatggcaTTTGTGACGACTTGTGTTACTGTATGAATTTCAGACACAGCAGCAGAGATGGAGATTATGCTTGTCATACTGGGGATGGTGGTGGGGTGTTCGCTGATGACGGGGACACTGCTGCTTCTCTGGATGGCCTATAGACGGCGGCGGGCCGATTGGATGGTTTACTCAGAGTCCAGAGCGTGCTGCGGCTGCCTGCGTAGAGGAGACATGATCTTACCATAGCCAAGTAGGAGACGATGGTCAATCACGTCAGCctgcagaccagaccagaccctgGCCAGAATCAATCCAATTCACTCCTATCACACATGACACCCGGGCAGAGCTTCTGTGGTCCCATATCTCACTCCCTTCACCGACGCAGTGAATGTCTTACCTTTACACTGTAGTAATATGACACAGAAACACATGTACAGAATACATTACCTGATGGTGGATTATCTCGGTCAATTTTTTTGCATGGCAACAATTGCTAATTCACCAAACAACTGTGCACAGTGATTCAAGATGAATTGATGATCGAGAATGTTTTATGATCATGTGAATTTAAACATGATGTGCGTATTGTGTAAACACCATATTATTATTGCTAGTCTCTTGTACTAAGTCCTCTAACCCTGCTACTATCTGGAAGTAAttgtttgttaaaaaagtttATTATCCTCTCAATGATTCTCAATCTTCATCTCAAGCATGACGCATATTATCATTCCAATTCTGGCCAAATGCTTTTAAAAACAATACAGATCACTGGCTACTCTCACGAAGACACAAATTACACCGACAATTCATTAACATCTCTGTCTGCACTACTTCATCATGCACCATATTACCTAAAATGCTACAACAATTTGTTCCTGATTTGCCACAAGCTCAAATGATTAAACAACTTCCACAATGCTCAGATAGATGCGTGGATGACTGGTCCTTTCATACACATGCATGAATAAATGCTAATTAATATCCTTGTATGCAAAGCTCATATACAGTGTTCACTGTAGCATTGCCAACAGAACAGAATATGAAATGTGTTGGTACGTAATTCATCACTTCTTAATTGTGTTTGGGAAAGTAAACAGTTATGTCCCTGTGCACACCATGTAGATGAGATACAGGTACCCTACTCAACAACCAATTAGAGTGCAAAGGAGGACTAGAAGCCAGGGGCCTTACCCAATCAAATCTCCTTGCATGAAAGAGCTTGTTTTAGTGATTGACTGAGGTTTGTATCTAAGGACACACCCCTCAGGTAGCCTCTTACGACTCTGCGAGATTGGAATAATCATTGGCAGATCCCTTTGGTGGATCGTTCAGAAGCCAATCCCAATAGTATGTTAGCAAGCTGTATTGTAGCCAAAATGTACTTTTGTAGGATAGCTGGAGGCAAAGTCTGTTCAGAGGGAGGTCTGCCATGGATGCCCTGGTGACAGTTAGTACAGAGATAGCCAAGGCCCTGAAAATAAAAGGCATGATGAATGTTGTGTATTTTGACATTGAAAAAGCTTACGATACCATGTGGAAGGAAGGGTTGTTGATCAAGTTGAGTGCGTTGGGCATTGGAGGATGTCTGTATaactggatcatggacttcctgTTTGATCGGGTCATACAGTTGAGGGTGGGGTCAGAATTGTCCATGTGGTTTGAAGTGGACAATGGTACTCTTCAGGGAAGTGTGGTTAGTCCAGTGTTGTTCACCCTGATGATAGATTACACATTTAAGGAGGTGGAACAGGGAGTGGGTGTGGCCTTGTATGCTGATGATGGGGCTATATGGAAGAGAGGTGGGAATGTGAAATATGTGATGAGGAAGATGCAAGAAGCTGTGGGAGTTTGGGAAGATTGGTCTCTAACATGGGGGTTTATGATGTCTGTGGCCAAGTCCTGCTTTGTGGTGTTTTCTATGAGTACGGTTAAATATGTTAGGCTTCAAATATACGGCAGGATATAGGCAGGGTGTCTGAGTTTAAGTATTTAGGTATGTGATTTTACGAGAGGCTTATATGGAAGAGACTTGTTGAGTATATTAAAATGAAGTGTAGGAAGGTGCTGACCCTCATGAGGACAGTGGCAGGATACGATAGGGGGTCAGATAGACAAACACTGCTGTGTATGTATCAGGCATTGATCAAGTCATCTTTGGGTTCTGGGTGCTTTGTATATGGATCGGTAGCCAAAACGGTACTACAGCGCCTGGATAGGATACAGTCAAGGGCCCTGAGatcgggtggcaggtagcctagtggttagggcgttggacttgtaaccgaaaggttgaaagattgaatccccgagctgacaaggtaaaaatctgttgttctgcccttgaacaaggcagttaacccactgttcctaggctgtcattgaaaataagaatttgactgacttgattaactgacttgcctagttaaataaaggtaaaataaaaaataaaaaaatgtgtgtggGTGCCTTCAGGATGACATCTGTTGAGGCATTGCAGGTGGATTGCAGGCAGAAAGTTGTAGAATATGGACTGGGGGAGAGTGAGATAGGGCTGGCAATTGCATTGGGGAACATTCCTCTGTGGCTGTTTCTGAAACCAAGTGTGGATGTTATTGACGGTAGGAGAGACGGTGTGTGAAGAAATATACAGTATAGATTAATTGGTTTTATTCGTTTTTTTAAGGACATATACAGATGGTTCAAATGATTCAGTCAGTGGTAGGGCAGGGGTGTATGTCCAAGATTTTAATGTTAGAGTATGTAAGCGGTTAACTGATCATGTGTCAGTGTATGCGACCGTGTCGATGGCCATGATGATAGGTTtgagaagcatggaggaggtgaaaCCACTCAAGAGTGGAGATCTGTTCTGATTTGGCTGCAGTGTTGAGTAGTGTGAAGACAGGCAGGTTGAATAGGGGAGACTTGTTTGTGGAGATGATGGTGCTGTCAATGGGATTGGAGAGGATGGGTGTGGTAGTAAGCTTTTGATGGGCTCCTGCCCATGTGGCTATGGAGGGTAATCAGAAGGCTGATGTGGTGGCTAAGTGTGCGGTGAGGAGCGAGTGGGTAGATATTCAGGTCACGTTGGGCCGCAGGGAGGTTAAGTCCTTGATCCGGGCAAAACGTCTCAATCTTTGGCAAAGGGAGTGGGATGCTAGTAGTAGTTTATCCCGTGCACTGGTCAGTAAAGGAAGACCTTGATCCGGGCAAAACGTCTCAATCTTTGGCAAAGGGAGTGGGATGCTAGTAGTAGTTTATCCCGTGCACTGGTCAGTAAAGGAAGAGGTGGGGAGTATGGGATGTAAGAGAGGTTGTGTGGAGTAGACTACGGTTTGGGCACACAGGTCTGAATGTCACGTTGTGGATGATAGGGAGACATGAAACAAGTCTGTGTGATGAGTGTTTCGTGGGGGAAATGGGGGAGCATGTGTTGATATTTTGTGAACTGTATGACGTAGACAGGGTGAAATTGTGAGAAAGGGTTAGAAAGGCTGGACAGGGTTGGGGTTTGGGTGGTGTAGtggggggaggaaaggggagggaggTGGTGTCTATTTAACTTTCTTAGAAGAACAGGACTAATGAAGAGAATTTAATGTAGGTAGGTCGTgactggcctcacactccagtacagtaggtggcggtgtatgcACCTTAAAAGTTGGATGCAAATGTAATCTCCTCCTTCAgtagtcttcttcttcttcttcttcttcttctgtggactttatatggcagttggcaaccaactttaagatgCATTACcatcaccaactggactggagtgtggacctcagttcatctttcagtcacccaAGTGGGTATATGCGCctcaaaaccaatgaggagatgggagaggcgggacttgcagtgcGTGAAGTTTCAAAAATAGAATCAAGTTCTATTTTAGTGCCTGGCTATGCAGACACTCATTGACGTGCGCCAACAGTTGAGATGAAATTAttgaatacatttaaaaaaaaaaattaaatgtattattgaataacatgtatgtgtacatttatttagcAACACTCGCGCTCGCAACGctggcggtgtggtcagcatgtaacgtTAACGAGCTAGCGTTGCTAACTGAGTTGTTTTATAAGAAAACGGCTGAGGTGACTCAAACCctttagctagctaatattagatGTGTCTTTTACATTTAAGATAACTTTCATTGAAATTGGTGGTTACTACTGGTTCTAGATCCGATGGGAGAGAAATTGACCGCCATTGTTTGGTAAGGGCTCGAAGTGATATCACGCACCCAGAGGACTCAAGCAATCACCAAAGGATAATAATGACTTTGCCTCGGGCTATCCTACGACAGGAAATTTGGCATACAGTAGTTGGCAATTTGAGCTAAATGTGTGTCTCGAGTAACCTGGGGAATGGATGTAAGGCTGGACATTTCATTTGTGGAGTATTGGCAAAATGTACTATTTAAAAGATATATAACAGTTTTGAGTTTGGACTTTTATTACCTACCAATTGACAAAAAAGTCCCGGAGGTAGCAGTATCCCAATGAAAAGCTATTTGTTATCTCATTGAGTTGTTTAATGATAGGCCtatcactcttcattattttTTTCTATTAATAAAGATGGATCACATTGTATCTGTCTCTCATGCATACACCCCTTTCAAATTAACAGCTGCCATGATCCATAGCATCCCGTTGTGAGACAAAGTTTTGAGCCAGAATTGCATAAAGCGTCACTATGTGTTTACTCTCTCCCTGGACAGGCAAAGATaaatgaaaagcagccaatagGCAGACGTCGCCTTTGAGATAGAGTAACTCCATATGTAAAACACagatcgcacacacacacatgcacagcgcATGCAagaacacgaacacacacacacacacacaaagggagaCCAGCGCAGACAGCCTGGAGGGAGAAGAAGCTGAGCAGATTTAGGAGGCAAGGGGAAATTGTGTTGAAGAGAATTTGTTAATAAAAAAATCCTTAATGGCGTCTTGTAATTGAAAGGGTGAACAAAGTGTGCGCAGCTGGAATCATAAAAGGAGAAATAGTCTCAGGATCCCAACCTCCAGGCATTTTGAGACACATGAGCCCAAGTCCAAATGAATCAAGGGACCGTTAATACGAAAGCTCCTCAAAACTGCACTGCAGGGAAGGAGACGGATGCAAAAGAGAGACGGAAGGGAAGATGAAAACAATCTGAGTGTGGCAGAAATTTGGAATGTGCTTTCAGTAGTTCTGAAATATCCTGAAACTGATCATTTTGTTTTGTTAACGTGTGAATTAAAAACAGCAGGAGGTCATGGTGTACAGTACCACAATGTATAGGCCTCTAAGCAAACCTCTCCCCCATACACATAAATGTAGGGGCCTATCAATAAGATAggcctatcaatgttacatttctAAATCGTTCACAAAGACCCACTCTGTCTCAGACAAATATACCTTGTAAAATGTTACAAGAGTGTAAATATGATATAAATGTGCAAGCCATAAGCACAACAACATGGGTGATAAAAGGATAGCTCGAGGAGGATATCTTTATTTGATCATCTTCCTGAATTGACTTCACATGCCCCCGGGCCACTCATAAAGGATATCGCTTCACACCTTTCCTGAAAGATAGGCTAAACTAATGGAGCAGAAAGGTAAAGACAGAATGTTTGtgccaaatgtcaccctattccctatttagtgcactacttttgaccagatctctATGGGCATCCCCTATTAAGCCCTGGTCAAAGGTTGTTCTCTATCTAGGGAATGACATTGTTATGATGGCATTGTTACGATTGGAGACTGGCGCATGTGCAATCCTCCTGCGACAGCCTCTGCTGCATCACCCGAAAATCTGAATATGCAAAGCACAATGATGTGCAATTTGCCCAGCGCTGTATGTGCTGTCGTCCAATTAGTTACCAGGCATGTGCGTAAAGCTTCCGTGGGGACTTTTCTTTTGACTCTGAGTGCAGTTCCTCTGAGCACAGAGAAGACAAGTGTCATACAAATGAAACGCGTCTCTCTCTAGGAAGATTCCAGACAGGAGAAGTTTCACAATGTGACATTGTTTTTGTTCATTGTGCAGAAGAGGCCCCGGCTATCAAGGATGACTACGCATGTGAAGTCTGAGAATAAATTAGAGTATAATATGAGATAATGTGTCGGTGTCCCACAGAGTCTGAAAAATCATAATGAGCATATATGCTCTCTCTAACAGGTTTTTGAATGTCGTTTTCAGTTGGTCCAAGAAGCTGACTCTTCAGCAAGTAGTTCATGTATCATTACAGGACAAAATCAAAGTTTGATCAGATGTTTTCAGACTTCAAACGTTTTCTTCTGATAACATACTTTGACGTCCGAGGCCGTCTGTTTTGTAGATCCAGCGATATGACACAATCCAAAATGAGTGGAAAAGAGAATAGCCATATAATTTCCAGATTATCTTCCTCATAGCTTGAAAATGTGAATTCATTTTAACATTGGACCACTTTTCAGGtgaaaacggcagattttttcgTGTGATGTTCCTTTCATGCTGTGTCATCATGCAGAACATGAATGATGGTTTCATTTCCATAATCGTAAAGTAAAGTATTGCTGGCAATCAAGTGTCAAGTCAGGCAATTTTTTTTCTGCTGTGCACACAATTTCTCTTAACCTGCTAAGGTCGATGTCCTCTaattaacataatacaaaaattcCCAtacaaatctgtcagtttaagctggaAATACTGTAGCAGTtgttttgcattggatgcatctcaatccaccacatccacaTCTGCAGTGAAGGgtgagcggtgtttgtcagaccatgagacattctCACAAAATCATCTATAGCATCTGAACGGCCTACAATATATTATGACCCATCAATAGAAAGATGAGACTCTTACGAACATGATGgtgctctctgttttcctccacgacccccacaagtgtattgggactcgtctgaagtcggtacagccgatctgacaacttctgtctgtagcgtccaaaccgtttgggctacacactaatatgacccctctgtgtaaaggtgagactctcatgaacacgtacttgtcagttgttttgctctagggaAGTATACAGTATGTGGAGACTGTTTAGGGAAAAAACAAGgcattaaatacatgtaaaaaatatatatataacatttccTGATCTTATATCTTTCAGATTTAGgatagacacttcagaacaaacttcctttaaattttttggggggggaactaTCTGTTCTtctatgtagtgaatctgttattcaatgcgtttgaaTGGgcaaatagcagtaaggccaattatcaaatcatttttgaaaatattttttttatacttcaagggATCTTAAAATGTATATATCAACTATCAAAATTGTCATAAggatgaccttcttaaaacaattaaaACAATCCCTCCCCCCGGCTTAGACTCTTATGGGTTTTTAATTCTGACCGTTTTTTAAATTCTTCCTGCCTGATTGCAGTCCCCAAACGTAAAGTACTGCTGGACAATACATTTATCACACAGTAATATCTGTTTGGATGGATTGCATTGGATACCCTCTAAAAACGGAGAAAATGGCTATGATTAGAAAAAGTACCCATCATTATGGATGTCTCTATTGTGATTGGTTGATACTCTGTCAAACACTGTCAAACACTCATGCGCAAAAGCTCATCATAGCACTTGAGTGAGTATATACACTACAGCATTCCAGGTATTAGAGCTACCTGGTTTATCAGGTTTCcttctgtctctggtgggaacataAGCAATTTTCTTGGCAGGTAGTGCAGTGGAAACCGGTCTTGTTACATTGCTATGCAAACAAGCAGTGACATGGCACCTCCCACAACCCACCGTTAACCACTATCAAGTCTTAGACACACTCGTTCGCTGCTTCGCCTCCTCAGTAGTTGTCTACACACTTCATGGACAAGGGAGACCCCACGGAGAAATTATTCTGAGTTGGTGTGAGATTAGAGACGGTGTTGTGACACACAGGAGGAGCTCTGCCCCCATGGATCATGTTGAAGGGGGCCTGGAGAAGTTCAGGATCTTCAGGAAGGAAGACTTTGAGGCTGACTGGATTAAGGTGACGGAACGCAGCTTTGGCCAGGTCTACAGAGTGAAACTCAAGCTTTGGAGGGAAAAGTGTGCCCTGAAAAGCTTCAATACCACTCTTACTGGCACCAGTCTCTACAGGTATGGTTAATGTGGCTTTATTACAGGCCTTGAAGATATACTCTAGAACAGAGCAGACATTTCACCAAATAAATCACATCATTTAATTGCCAGTTTTTAATGGAATAACAATCACTAAAAGAGAGCACATTTGGGCGTTTGAATAATTAGCAGTTTGCAGTAGTGGTCTAATTACTGGGAAAATAAATGTGTTAGATTAGAAAGGTTGAAAGTGACAATACAAATCGTTGGGCTGACGCTGCTCAGGTGTGGAAAAAACCTGTCAACCCCCCTTACACTTATCTTTTCTTTATTTGTAGGAGAATGATAGAGGAGGCATCCAAGATGGAGAAAGTGACATTCAAGTACATTGTGTCCATCTACGGGGTGTGTAATGACCCTCCCTCCATGGTGATGGAGTACATGAGTAATGGCTCCCTGGATCGTCTCCTTAACAGCCACATGTTGATGTGGCCCAAGAAGTTCCAGATGATTCACGAGGTCACCATGGGCATGAACTTCCTTCACAGCATGAACCCTCCACTTCTCCACCTGAACCTGAAGCCTTCAAACATCCTTCTAGACGATCACCTCCACATCAAGGTGAGGATAGctccacagagatgctggtatGCCGTTTAAGCAGCTATTCCTGTTTAAAAAGTGTAATGAGTGAGACGAGGGTCCTTAATGATATCTTGACTATCTTTTAATTAGGCATGCAAACATTAAAAAGTGTAAGGTTATATCTGAATAAGAATGCAGTGGTACGTACACAGTAATGATTATCTGTCTGAAGAAAATTCCCCTCCAAAGATTTCAGATTTTGGCTTAATTAAGTGGGAGGAGGCTGGGAACAAGAAGGAATTCATTGAAAATTTGACTGCGAGAGGAAACATTTTCTACATACCTCCAGAGACATTCACCCTGTGCCCTGAGCATCCGGGAACCAAGTTTGATGTTTACAGGTG comes from Salmo salar chromosome ssa20, Ssal_v3.1, whole genome shotgun sequence and encodes:
- the LOC123729321 gene encoding uncharacterized protein gives rise to the protein MTIPLTNAPSPSVHGLSDQNIENSGINDPNSGVNDPNSGVNDPISGANDPNNGSIISGMLDSFNSLFSQAREIITSKSHTTDHIDESALPMRMPSIESQSATTSFRSTRRTTAAVKVPPASQALTESVKSLMSELSTTGHLPAQPSVLFKEQQPMSLLPEVSNMQRASVTMMRTLSKKPYSKSADNVNSIDKRTAPPVVLSQTVKPSAKVNAQLPRTTEKGVTFSTKRISETTSKLDIYVSAMMTTTTHVDVKRSTEQRLAVGRGDIKSSGDTFRIFADSAGNLETPNELKNVNILKLKNNKGQESDFSQPQGSLEEVTEMTMDKSSTVHHGIMKSTERLAREEKRTSANMSPSHLLIKLLGATAHRDIHRAENLSELLEEENKSFSSQAPSHKMPVQTVITPSQTLSRIVSFNKKPHIVSKPQQFSTHRVTLTKYANASTKHKQSNQQRHSTKGKKQVFMTTFSRSTVPGPPNQIRNVKVTFNDSPEIVKSTFSTPNSVGNLYSLTAAKSLITVGQSTIQPNIAIKTSNSHTSIIQHVSARKHHISISTLTTSGNSVSQSITVGKHLQRERPATPLFDIAKEDIVTSDITEALKGSHLVPLLPPRPYNDTSTSPPTDDYSPTGPLTASLALHHRQGQSSSEIMPFDAPSQSQWDSFTDSEEKVERHSNASHASADNEQISPSEAPIVHEVKSEQSGFSTWPALFAADSSAGTSHINLTQSRPDETMGLRAKEHTLPSALLHQTTNGVGNDHALSGVSPAHESGRKLLGSGSGSDPLALHQRIGLSSPDLLTGLAVISDDICGTGNYTAEMNLNLERDVLPGDFVPALGILHVVIKLKTNNSQVNLEIKSCCLSPTVQLDEINTTCCVFSR